The Elaeis guineensis isolate ETL-2024a chromosome 5, EG11, whole genome shotgun sequence DNA segment TCCCAGTTAATTGTTGCTGACTCCGAGTTGTATGTTCCCCCATGGTTCTTAGATGGCTTTCCACCCCTCAAACCAGAGAATAGATCCTCAAGGATTTCTTGAACAATAATGGCAGTTTGTGCAATTCATGGTTAAAGTAAAACCACCACAAAACAAAATTCATAACAGAAGTTTGAGACATGAAAACAACGCTGGACAGACAAGATAGATCTCCGATGCTCCATGTATAATGAAGAGTACTGCAGTAACTCAAAAGTTTCATACATGAAAGATGGATCATACGGCCAACATAAGCTTGGAAAAAGGGGCAACTTTTACACTTAaggaaatcattaaaaaaaaaaaaaaaagaagaacagtAGTAACAATGAATCTCTGATCCATAACATTTGCAAGAAGCATAGTACTTGGAGGCCTGAACCTTAATTTCCAAAGTGCATCCCGGACACATCTTCTTCCTGTCTTCCACAAAGAACAGCTGCCAAATGTTTCCAGTGCTTTTTTATTTACATTGGAAGTAGAACATAACCGAGCTTCAGCTTTTTACAAATGCTCTTCCGCTCCTTCGATGCAAATTGGAGCAAATAGATGAACTAAGATGAGAGCCCAGAAAACAGAacaggaggaaaagaaaaagaaaagaaaaaaaaaaagcaagtttTCTCACTGCTCCATGTCTTCATTACCACCTTGCTATTGCATTCCCATTTACATCTTCCGATGCCCAACCGAGGCGCCTCCGTGAATTCATTGTAAGAGGGCCACTCCGGCTTCTCTGCGAAGATGATGGCCCCGAATCCGAATTCGacctggaagaagaagaagaaggccgcATGCGTctaaaaaatgagaagaaatttTGAAATGCTCGGCGAATTCCTCCACTCTGCCGCGACCGAGTCCCTCGAGAGGGCCAGGAAATCCTTCTCGGCGCACCCCCCGCATTGAACCCACCATCCATCTCCGTGTAAACAAGAGGAAGCTCGCGTTCCCCGCCTCGCCTTCCACCTGAGAACCTCCCAACTGCAAAGCCACCACCCGGAAGCCTCCAAATTGTGAGCCCGACCATATCATCATCATTAGCAGGAACGGGGGATTGGTCGTTGCCATCCAATTCCGGCGAGCCCCTTCTAGGTACATCCGAAGGCAGAGCATGGCGGCACACAGGGCACGAGTTCCGAAGGTAAAGCCATGGCAAGATGCAATCTTGATGGTAGATGTGCTTGCAAGGCATCTCCCGCGCCTCGGCACCGAGCTCGAACGGCTCCTTACAGACAGCACAGTGGGAGTCGGTGCTGATATGGCTGGCGACAATCTCGATGGTGGGCATCGACTCGATAGCGGACTTGGACGCCGGCGGGTGATCGCACCCGCGCCCATCCCCTACGCCGTTCATCTCGATCTGTGCCAGCTGGTCCAGGATGCGGTCGAAACCCGACCCCATCAGGAACTCCGACATGCTGGAGGGCAAGGGCCGGAGGCCGGAGCCGGACCCGTCGTCGTAGAAGAACTCGAAGCTGCCGGAAGCCGAGCGATCAGAATCGGAACCGCCGCCGCCGTCAGAGGGGCCGCGGAGGACGATGACGGGGTTGAAGGGTGAGCGGTCCCCAGCGGAGGCGTGGCGGTGGCGGCGGATCCGCATGTCGGAGTGGCGGTTGGGGGCAGCGGCGCCGGCGGTTAACCGCCGGTGGCGGGTCTCCGCCGCCGTGGAGGCAGCGAGGCGTGGAGGGGTCTCCACCTCCTCGAGGAACCCTCCCTCGCAGTCGGGGCAGACGATGGCGTCCTCCGGCCACACCCTCACAAAGCGGCTACACCGGTAGCACCAGTACGACGACGCCGTCGCCATGACCTCAAATGGATGAAGACCCAAGAAACACGAGATCGAAATCGAAATAAAAATCCGATTTTTGGGAGCCGGGAGGGCTAAAAATTGGACCTTGTCGTCTAATTCTAACAAGAAATTAGAAATTGGAGATCTAATAACCGAATTTCttgggagaaaaaaaattaaaaaactaaggTCTCTCAAAATCCCTTTCGTCGATTTTACTCGACTCCCTCGCGTATCGAGGGGCGAAGACGACGGAACCCTACAAAGAGGAGGAGAGGAGACGTGGGGGAGAAGACATGTGGCGGTGACTGGGAGACCAGGAGTCACCAGGCGGTTCTCCAACCAGCATCCAGAGAACGAGAATAAGAGGGGTGGGGGCGAAGGCTGGGAAATGGAAATGGATCTCAGCTCTGGATTCAACGGCGGAACCGCTTCCGCGTTTTAGCGTGTGACCGACGCCTCCGACAGTACGGTACAATAACGGCGTGGCTACGTGGAGATAAATCATTGGTTAGATCTCTTACGGCGTTGTTGCCGTCGACGTGGACCTGTCCCCGTTTGGTCAAACCTGACACCTGATTCATGGAGGACCCGAAATTACCAAATCGCCCCTGCGAGATCGAGAATGTATAACAAGGGCTTTTGTTTGATTTGGATGGATCTCGTTCGAGTCTGCTGCTTCTGTCTGAACAGCGAGGGGCGAGTCGGGCTAATCAGGGCCAGATATCTGATACAATGGAAGGGATCAAGTGGATAACCGACGGTTGCGATTGCGGTGGAATAAGGCGCTGGGTTCAACTGGCTCGCGCCGGTTTTAGCGGAAGGTCGCACCGGGCACGCTTGTGTAGACTCTTCCCTCTATCAAGTTCAATCACCGACCGTCCATTCAGAAGAATTCAACCGATCAACTGTAGATGATCGATCAAACACAAACAGGAAGCTGATATGATTGGAGAAACCTTGCACAGTTGTGTTGCTGAAACATAGACCGGAAAAGAAGAATTTGAGCTGTAATAGATGGAACTTATACTATTATATGCAGCAGCCTATGAGCAGAAAGTGGACAGAAACTTCTCCTAAGATTTGTTAATTCGCATTCTTTGATCTAAAATTCGCCGACTAAGAGAGTTGATGGAATCTATTGTTTGGGTGCAAGGTATCTCACTTCGATCGCCCACTTATTTTGATCAACTATTTTGATCTATTCTTTTCTAATAATGAACACAAGTTGGGGTATATATTATTTGTAAAGTTCTCTCATTATGTACTTGCTTGGATATTTTTTCTAACAGTTTTATCTCTTTAATCTATTCTATTCCAGTATCGGACTCAAATTATGTAATTGTCTGCAAGGCGCTTTCTCTCTGTACATATTTGAAGTAGCCGAGGGAGAAACGCTCTCCCCCAAGTGGTATTATTAGAATTAGAATATGGTAGTTTGTGTACGATGTTTGAGGGGCTGGAAGGCTCTATGACGTGTCGCTATGTGCGTATATATATTTATGCTCTGATCAATATTATCTTGAGAAGAAAAGATACATGAAAAAAAATACTggattttcaagaattaaaaatttaaaataaaaaataaaatagataactctcattttaattatttaattaaaaaaatttatttaaattctgaaataaaaTCGACACTCCAACTTATTTAAAActtaatctctatttttttttataaatttaaatttttattttgattctcattttgattttgattataaattaaatattttgaaagatttaaacattcttatttttatttcaatttattttaatttttattttaatttcagtCACAAATATATACCTTCAAAATGTAATCTCTTAAATTTAGTGGATTATTCAACATATGCAAATAATCTGCATGTCCGTGACACGTTTACACATGCTTGctcaaaataatttatttaattttttttttaaaaataaaaaaacttacaTAAGGTAGAGGGATATTTGATGATAGATATAACCCATCCAGCAAGGTGTTTGATTTCTTTTTTCGATAACCTTATCTGAGGTTCAATATGGCAGTGTCCCATTTAAGATCATCAGAAccttttcatttaaaaaaaattgatggatgcactaaaatttatataaatatcagTTTAAATTACTCATGCAATGGACTAAAGAGGGCGTAGAGATGTAACACCTTAAGATCTCATCTAAAaaaagattagataaaaaaatatcatttattatttaaattttttaactcaatataaatatttaaaatttttataaaaaataatagatataaaattaaatacatatccatACAAATCCTCACATACTTCCATATTTAAACTCTGATATCCTCGTCAAATTCGAGATCCAAATTCATACAATTCTATTTATAAACACCACAATCTATCCATAACCAACCCCAATGAATCAATATCTCTGGTCCACATAAGCTATGGATTAGATTGATCCGGATATCATGTATAATAATTCAAGATctcattcaaaaaaaatcaatcgaaaaatattatttagattcctcaatcctatataaatatttaagatcttttcagaaaatAACTAATATAAGATTAAATACATATTCATACGAATCCTCACAGGAtagatacaaaaatattttattttttataaaaaggataatattttttaaaagtagcCTTCTACGCCCGGCAGCCTCAACCGAAGCTTAAGAATTTATATTTGTACATTATGGATCTGCATTCTATCAATGGATCACATAATACAGGAGCAAAACTAGATATCAGCCTCCGTGATTAAGCTAACTAGATATCAGCCTCGGTGAAACAGAAGCATAATATGCAGTACCTGAATACAACGGTTCAATTCAGCAACTCCTCAAACATACACAACATCTCCTCTTCCCCAGTACAAACACAAGCATACATTTGAAGTGCCAAAGAAGTCCGAACGATATATCAACAGGACAAATGCACTTGTTTTCAGAATCCCGAATGAAgttatgatagattcaattcttCACGAATTGCATATGGTGATGCATGAAGAAACAACAGCATTAGCTACTTCGTTCTTTTCATGCCAAATTCAGCGCTCTACTCAAAGATCCAACTAATTAAATAGTCAGTGGATGCAATTTAAGTTTATAAAATAAGGAATCCGTGAATAGAAACTTGACCTAATGATCACGCTCCTCTACTCAGCAATCAGGGGTTATGCATTCGAAACTTGGATGGTGCAGCCCAAAAAATGGGGCCCTAAGCAATTATATTTCAGGTTAgtctccctccctttctcccAACAAATTTGGCCCTCCAAGATCCCCCTATATGGGGAACGATCCAGCCAGACGAAGTTAATGTCAGCGTGGGAGCTAGTTGTAAAATGTTGACAACTTTGATGGCTTGTATTATGGATCCATagtaagaagataagactcattgTGTAGGTCTGGTCCAAGCATGAAGTGCTTTGCATGTAAAGTGTGATCATCTATCCATGATGATCAGAAACATAACAAGGATATAGCCATGCAATTAAACAGTATAAACCTAAATTTATAGGCCTTGGTCAGAATGTGTAAATGGAGTCGCCCCTCCATAAATTATTGTAGGCCTGTTAAAGAATGAAGTGCTTTGCATGTAAAGTGTGATCATCTATCCATGATGATCAGAAACATAACAAGGATATAGCCATGCAATTAAACAGTATAAACCTAAATTTATAGGCCTTAGTCAGAATGTGTAAATGGAGTCACCCCTCCATAAATTATTGTAGGCCTGTTTAACACGACTGCAATAACCTGTTGTCATCCATGTAGTAAGAAGAAGAGGCCCTTTGCATGGCTCCAAGTAACCcatttgttatttatttatatatttatttattctgCAGACAAATGTAGAAAGATCTATTAAATACATTTCATGAAAAAGGTCAGATGAACAAAAGATCCGAGATAATTGTCAAAGAGAATAATTCCATAAGTTATTTCATATACGAATAAAGCACAAATGGAAAAATAAGCATGAAATGAAAAAATAATCTGTGATGACAAGCTTTCATATTCTGATGTTTTATAACCCAGAAAAACAAGCCAAGAAAAAGAAATGAGTACAAACCTCTTCCAGCTCCAATTCAGCATCTTTTATTACCAAATCAGAATTTTTTCTTCCAGAACAGACAAAACTGCTTTTATCATGTCAAAAACATGAAAGAAAATTGGCCTAAAGTTAGGGATACTAATATACATGACTTCATAAGTGTTCTTAATATCCTTATATTAGAGCACAACATCCAAACGTGCTCCTGCTTCTGATGAGTATCCTTATGAATGTCTACATGGTATTGTTACATCATGATAACATAGATATATCATTTTAATGTAATATACAATTAAAAAGATAGCAGACTAGACATTTTATTTAAGTTAGCAGTTTATATGCTCAAGTTTTCTGCATTTTTCAATACACCtctatttttctaattttcttggtcaaacttaatttcataaatatatgTGGCTACAACCACCCTCAAATTGAATCAAGAGAAACTAGATgccaatatattttgacctagactGTGCTCAACATTTTCTGCAACCAAAACCCCGATATTGGGAACATATATGTTATTTTCTGCAAAGCAGTAAATTTGTTATGAAAGCAAGAACCAATAAGCAACATGAAGTCATCAACTCAGTGAATTGTAGCAATAATCTGGGTGGAGATGCTAGAAGAAACTGAAGATTGCCTGTAACATCACTTGATATACAAAATCCAGAGTTTTATGGATCCTACTCTTTGCTTTTTATTTTACGTGTGGGTTgttcttatatatttttttcggTTTCAGGTTAAATCAAGCAGTTTTGTTTCAAATTCTTGTTAAGCTCGGAAGGTACTGAAGGATGAAACAGTTCATCATTTACAAGACGTATGTCTGGTGAAACAAGTTCTGACTGCCTCAGTTACTTTTTCAATATCGAGCTTCTTTGACCTTTGTAACCTCCTCTTTTCAATCAGTCCtgcaaatattattaaaaaattcacAAACAGAATGATTGtttacatgatcatttaaaaacatGTAGTGCTAGAGAATGACAGCAATAATAAACTTAGACAACTTTAGAAGAACTTCAGTTGCATGTCAGCAGCCCATCTCTGGGTAGTTAACTAACAGTAGCTACTAAAACCTATAGTTTACAATCAGATTTGCAAAGGCATAAATATTATAAGATGATATTGTAGACAACGTGCAAAAATCACATAGTTGAAAGAGGGTGATCGCAACACCTCTTTCTTTCATAAGGTGGCCTCTGGAAGGAAGCGCAGAAATTTTATTGGCACTCTTGTTGACCATGGTGTGGAGCTTCATAATCAAGAGGACATCTCTAGGAAACTCTATGAGTTCTTCAAAAATCTATTTGGGTGTTCTTCAAAACCTCATATCTCCTTTAACTGGCAGCAGCTCTATGATGGATCTATGTAGTCTAAATGAGGCCTTCTcttttgatgagatcaaaaaagCAGTTTCTTTCTTTTGGAGACTTGAAGGCTCCAGGACCTGATGGCGTCACctttattttcttcaaaaaattttgaaacatgattagtgatgatcttttgatgttgTTTGAGGAATTTCACAAAGACACTTTGGACCTTGAGAGACTAAATTATACTTATATCACTCTCATCCCGAAAAAGAAAGGTAATCTCTGTGCACGTGATTTTCATCCTATCAATTTGTTAAATAGTTTATACAAGATTATTACCAAAGTGCTCTCTCATAGACTGGCCAAGTTCCTCCCTCTCCTTATCGATGATTGTCAGTCAGTCTTTATAAAAAGGTAGATCCATTGTTGAAAACTTTTTGAGTGCTCGTGAGATGATTTCCTATTGTAAAAGGATAGGCCAAAGATGGGTGCTGTGTAAATTAGATTTTGAGAAAGCTTTTAACAAAGTAAGTTGGAAGTTTCTACTCTCAGTTCTCCAAGCTAGAGATTTTCCTTTGAAATGGATGGGTTGGATTTATAGCCTATTAGCTTCAACTTCAGTTGTTATCCTGATGAATGGATAGCCAAGCTCTTGGATTTGATGCAAGCAAGGCCTACGACAAGGTGACCCATTATCTCCAGCTCTTTTTATACTGACAACTGATGTCCTCTCTAGGCTGCTTAAGAAGGCAGGTTCCTTTAGTCTAATTGAAGGCATTGGTTCAAATTGTGCGCTTAGGGGCATTAAAGGCCAACAATTTGCGGATGACACCCTCCTATTTTGTGCAGGTGAAAAAGAAAGCTTGATGGCAGTGAAAGCTATTCTATTAGCCTTTGAAGCTGCATCACAATTGAGAATTAACTTTCATAAAAATCCTCTTGTGTGTATGAATATACTTGATAAGGATGCCTCACTATTTGCAAATATGATGAACTGTAGGAAAGGGTCATTCCCCTTCACTTATCTCGGCCTCCCACTTAGTGATCACAAATTGTCGAAGCTCTGTTGGCTTCCACTTCTGAAGAGAATCAACAAGAGATTTGCAAATTGAGAAAGAAAACATCTCTCATGGGGATGTAGGGTGACCCTCATTAACTCTATATTGTCTGCTCTTTCTTCCTACTATATGTCTATGTTCAAACTTCCCAAGTGGATGCTGCATAGGATTAATCAGATGCACCAAGCATTTCTATGAAAAGGTAAAGAGAAAATCAGTAGATTCTATTGTTTGGTGAACTGAGATAGCGTGTGCAGGACCAAAGAACAAGATGGGTTAGGAATCAAAAACATCGAGTAGATGAACAATGCACTCCTTGCCAAATGGACATAGAAGTTCACAGTGGGTCCGGATTGTCCTTGGTGGAAGCAAGTTAAGCATGCTTATTATGTAAAGAAAACGTTTGGTATGAGAGTGAAAAGAAGTAACAAGAGGATGTCTACGATTTGTCGAGATATTTGCAAACAGCTTATTGCCTTCTAGACTCGTGTCTCTTTTAAGCTGGATAATGGATCAACAATTCGATTCTGGCAAGATATATAGTGTGGAGCAACTACTATTGCCTATCTATTTGAGGATCTATTTCCGTTGGCAGTGGACCGAATTTGTACAATGGCTTCCCAATGGTCTCGAAGATGTCTGACTTGGAAGATTAAGATTAGAGGGCTGGTTACTTTGGTTTAATCACGGCAGCTTGAGATGCTTCAGAGTAGCCTTGCACGTATTAGAGCATCACGGCTAGCTGATACGCCCACTTGAAAACTCATTAAAAATGACTTATATTTTGtagagtccttctatagatttATCAACAATGGTGGTCTTATCTGCCCCTATTTTTAGAGTTATTTGGAAAGCTGCCATTCCAGAAAAGATAAGAATTTTTCTTTGGCTAGTTCTTCGAAACAAGCTTCACACGGGAGAAGTTATTAATAAGAAAGGATGGCATGTTAATTCTGGATGTACTCTATGTAGTGCTAATTTGGAATCCATCTTCCATCTTTTAATTAAATACCCTTTTGCTCGGAGTATTTGGATGACACTAAAGATTCAGCTTTAATATTAGAGGATGGTCTGCTACATTAGATGATCTTTGGACAGATTAGAGGCAAAGGCAGATTGATGCTTCAGTCAGGAGAGCAATGGATCAACTAGTGGCGTCTTTGCGTTGAGAAATTTGGCATGAGAGAAATGCACGTATGTTTTTGAGAAAGAAATGTTCAATCTATATGGTGCTTCAGAAAATACTGCAAAGATTCTACAGTTGGGGGCATCTCTGTTCGATGAAGACATCAGAGGGGCATGCTAACTTATGGAAGAGTTTAAAATCATTGGTTCATCCCATAGTGCAACTATGAGTCCCCTTGTTAGTTTTCTCTCCTAAAGAAATCTGCGTCAACTTTTGTTACTAATCATTCGCATCTGTGGTCTGTTAGAGTGCTACTTTCTATGCTTTGGGATGATATCCTTGTTTTCTGTTTAGGTTGTTAAAATGTGTTTTTTCAGCGGTGTGTAATCTTAAACACAATCAGCTCTTTTGTAAATATCCTTCTTTTCTTAATAAAAATGGGTGGCTGATCTATTCCAGCCTCCCCTACTTATCAAAAAAAGATCATCTCCAGCAGCACTAAAAGAAAAAAACATAAAAATCAGCCTGATAACAGAGTGCTTGCTTGAAGTTTTGACAAGCCCTATTCCTGCATAGGTAGTAGCCCACCACAAATCAGTTAAGAGTGCATTACAAAAGAGAAACATTTACAAAAGCAGTTAAATTATATGGTGAATAATTATGACTGGGTGGTAAGAagtttttctaaaaagaaaaaataacatATCTACTGTTAATATATCTTCCTTTTGTCCAATTGGCAGACATAGCTTAGTACGTTTTGATGTGAAACCCAATCATATAACAACCTACCTGCAAATAGTTTagtccaaaataaaaaattttacaaaacaCATAAAAGCTTAATTAATGGAATGAAACAAATTTCAACTGAACAATTACGGGTATTCCATCACTAAGATCCTATGTTGAAGAGAATAACACTTTAATGTTAAACCCCAAAAGTAATTTTCTGCAAGTCATATAGAAAGCTGAAATACCAAAAAAGATAGCAAAGCACATAATCTTCACAGAAAAATTGCATATAAACCATATTAATGATAAGATTCCAATTATCTCCTGCCCTAAATGAA contains these protein-coding regions:
- the LOC105045631 gene encoding probable E3 ubiquitin-protein ligase RHC2A; its protein translation is MATASSYWCYRCSRFVRVWPEDAIVCPDCEGGFLEEVETPPRLAASTAAETRHRRLTAGAAAPNRHSDMRIRRHRHASAGDRSPFNPVIVLRGPSDGGGGSDSDRSASGSFEFFYDDGSGSGLRPLPSSMSEFLMGSGFDRILDQLAQIEMNGVGDGRGCDHPPASKSAIESMPTIEIVASHISTDSHCAVCKEPFELGAEAREMPCKHIYHQDCILPWLYLRNSCPVCRHALPSDVPRRGSPELDGNDQSPVPANDDDMVGLTIWRLPGGGFAVGRFSGGRRGGERELPLVYTEMDGGFNAGGAPRRISWPSRGTRSRQSGGIRRAFQNFFSFFRRMRPSSSSSRSNSDSGPSSSQRSRSGPLTMNSRRRLGWASEDVNGNAIARW